From the Hevea brasiliensis isolate MT/VB/25A 57/8 chromosome 15, ASM3005281v1, whole genome shotgun sequence genome, one window contains:
- the LOC110652701 gene encoding grpE protein homolog 2, mitochondrial translates to MLMSRVVLSRVSRGLSQSSLLLFSPSQKQHLPIFSNRIDSLVHEYPNQFVASQVSLFHQSAFSSSPFQRFGFSSSASAELNEKEQGSSFDNNVASSNVEPEKPNGDAKPSDQVEDPSPGETKQSDSEAEGDLSMDDLVKLVAEKEELLKLKHKEIEKMQDKVLRIYAEMENVMERTKREAENSKKFAIQNFAKSLLDVADNLRRASSVVKDSYSKIDASTDTAGAVPLLKTLLEGVEMTEKQLAEVFRKFGVEKFDPINEPFDPHRHNAVFQVPDASKPPGTVAAVLKAGYTLYDRIIRPAEVGVTKAEENDTE, encoded by the exons ATGTTGATGTCCAGGGTGGTTTTGTCACGCGTATCGAGGGGCCTGAGCCAAAGCTCTCTGCTTCTGTTTTCTCCTTCGCAGAAGCAGCATCTACCAATCTTCTCTAATCGGATTGACTCTCTGGTTCATGAATATCCTAACCAG TTTGTTGCAAGCCAGGTGTCTTTGTTTCATCAATCAGCCTTTAGTTCTTCTCCCTTTCAACGATTTGGATTTTCTTCATCAGCATCCGCTGAGCTCAATGAAAAGGAACAGGGGAGCAGTTTCGATAATAATGTTGCTTCATCAAATGTTGAACCAGAAAAACCAAATGGAGATGCAAAGCCTTCTGATCAGGTAGAAGATCCATCTCCTGGAGAGACCAAACAGTCAG ATTCAGAAGCTGAAGGTGATCTGTCAATGGATGATTTGGTGAAGCTTGTGGCGGAAAAGGAAGAACTTTTGAAGTTGAAGCACAAAGAGATAGAAAAAATGCAAGATAAAGTTCTTCGCATTTATGCAGAAATGGAGAATGTAATGGAAAGGACAAAACGTGAAGCAGAGAACTCTAAAAAGTTTGCCATACAG AATTTCGCAAAGAGTCTACTAGATGTTGCAGACAATTTGAGAAGAGCTTCATCAGTTGTCAAAGACAGTTATTCAAAAATTGATGCATCTACTGACACTGCTGGGGCAGTGCCACTTCTTAAGACCCTTTTGGAAGGTGTTGAAATGACTGAGAAACAGCTGGCAGAG GTATTTAGGAAATTTGGAGTAGAAAAGTTTGATCCAATAAATGAGCCATTCGATCCACATAGACATAATGCAGTGTTCCAGGTACCAGATGCTTCTAAGCCTCCAGGCACTGTTGCAGCGGTACTAAAG GCAGGATACACTTTGTATGATCGTATTATTCGGCCGGCTGAAGTTGGCGTTACAAAGGCAGAAGAGAATGATACCGAGTAA
- the LOC110634687 gene encoding EH domain-containing protein 1 yields the protein MEISSGPIGSCSKENQKIYLEWFNFADSDGDGRITGSDAIKFFGMSNLSRQDLKQVWAIADSKRQGYLGFNEFISAMQLVSLAQAGHEITNDLLNSNADFENLKPPSMEGLDALIAKKKRSSKASDPDINGSPPMETSPSVNWFSSKSSKKVPLSTVTSIIDGLKRLYIQKLKPLEVAYRFNDFVSPLLTNSDFDAKPMVMLLGQYSTGKTTFIKHLLKSGYPGAHIGPEPTTDRFVVVMSGTDERSIPGNTVAVQADMPFNGLTTFGTAFLSKFECSQMPHPLLEHITFVDTPGVLSGEKQRTQRAYDFTGVTSWFAAKCDLILLLFDPHKLDVSDEFKRVISSLRGHDDKIRVVLNKADQVDTQQLMRVYGALMWSLGKVVNTPEVVRVYIGSFNDKPVNEAAVGPIGKELFEKEQDDLLSDLKDIPKKACDRRINEFVKRARAAKIHAYIISHLKKEMPAMMGKAKAQQRLIDNLADEFGKVQREFHLPPGDFPNVEHFREVLSGYSIDKFEKLKPKMIQAVDDMLGYDIPELLKNFRNPYD from the exons ATGGAAATATCTTCGGGACCaatcggttcttgctcaaaagaAAACCAGAAGATCTACCTTGAATGGTTTAATTTCGCTGATTCAG ATGGTGATGGTCGTATCACTGGTAGTGACGCTATAAAATTCTTTGGCATGTCTAATTTATCTCGACAGGATCTTAAGCAG GTGTGGGCGATTGCAGATTCTAAGCGACAGGGATATCTTGGTTTCAATGAGTTCATCAGTGCTATGCAG TTAGTGTCCCTGGCACAAGCTGGACATGAAATCACAAATGATCTCTTAAATAGCAACG CTGACTTTGAAAATTTGAAGCCTCCGTCTATGGAAGGTCTGGATGCCCTGATCGCA AAGAAAAAGCGCTCTTCAAAAGCAAGTGACCCTGATATAAATG GTAGTCCTCCAATGGAAACATCGCCGTCAGTCAATTGGTTTTCTTCAAAATCATCAAAAAAG GTGCCTCTATCCACTGTTACATCCATCATTGATGGCTTGAAGAGATTGTACATTCAGAAGCTGAAGCCATTAGAAGTTGCTTATCGTTTTAATGATTTTGTATCTCCGCTGTTG ACAAACAGTGATTTTGATGCCAAACCAATGGTTATGCTATTGGGTCAATATTCCActggaaaaacaactttcattaaaCATTTACTTAAAAGTGGTTATCCTG GAGCTCATATTGGACCCGAGCCAACTACTGACAGATTTGTTGTTGTTATG TCTGGTACTGATGAAAGGAGTATACCGGGCAACACTGTGGCAGTCCAAGCAGATATGCCCTTTAATGGACTCACAACTTTTGGAACTGCATTTTTGTCAAAATTTGAATGTTCTCAAATGCCTCATCCT TTACTGGAGCATATTACATTTGTGGACACACCTGGAGTTCTATCAGGGGAAAAACAACGAACACAACGGGCTTATGATTTTACTGGTGTAACTTCATGGTTTGCTGCAAAGTGTGATCTCATTCTGCTTCTGTTTGATCCTCACAAACTTGATGTCAGTGATGAGTTTAAGCGTGTGATTTCATCTTTACGTGGTCATGATGATAAGATTCGTGTGGTTCTCAACAAGGCAGACCAAGTTGATACTCAACAA TTAATGAGGGTTTATGGTGCGCTAATGTGGTCACTTGGGAAAGTTGTAAATACTCCCGAAGTTGTGCGTGTTTATATTGG CTCATTCAATGATAAACCAGTAAATGAAGCTGCTGTTGGTCCAATTGGGAAAGAACTTTTTGAGAAAGAACAGGACGATCTTCTGTCTGATCTAAAAGATATACCAAAGAAGGCTTGTGATCGCCGA ATCAATGAATTTGTGAAACGAGCTAGAGCTGCCAAGATACATGCTTACATTATTAGTCACCTTAAAAAGGAGATGCCAGCAATGATGGGTAAAGCAAAGGCTCAACAGCGACTTATTGATAATTTGGCAGATGAGTTTGGAAAG GTCCAAAGGGAGTTCCATTTGCCTCCAGGTGATTTCCCAAATGTTGAGCACTTCAGAGAGGTTTTGAGTGGTTACAGCATTGacaagtttgaaaagttaaagcCTAAAATGATACAAGCTGTTGATGACATGCTTGGTTATGACATCCCAGAGCTCCTGAAGAACTTCAGAAATCCCTACGACTAA
- the LOC110634688 gene encoding GDSL esterase/lipase At4g26790-like, with translation MASEAIPCFLAYLLLQILAVNAKVPAIIVFGDSSVDSGNNNHVGTLLKSNFAPYGRDFRGGKPTGRFSNGRIPTDFISEAFGNKPLIPAYLDTTYDIKDFATGVCFASAGTGYDNATSDVLSVIPLWKELEYYKEYQKKLRGYLGNEKAKDLLGEALYLISIGTNDFLENYYIFRGRKSQFSVVEYQHFLVQIARNFLTELHRLGARKVSISGLPPMGCLPLERTTNLFSGSHCIEEYNNVARDFNKKLNGMIIELNKELAGIKLVLSNPYDILSQIIQNPSSFGFENAAKACCGTGMFEMSYLCNKRSPFTCSDANKYVFWDSFHPTEKTNKIIADYVVKNSLAQFL, from the exons ATGGCAAGTGAGGCCATTCCATGCTTCTTAGCTTATCTGCTACTGCAAATTCTTGCTGTAAATGCAAAAGTTCCGGCCATCATTGTGTTTGGAGACTCTTCCGTCGACTCAGGCAACAACAACCACGTTGGTACATTACTGAAGAGTAATTTTGCGCCTTATGGTAGAGATTTCCGTGGTGGCAAGCCCACTGGAAGGTTTTCTAATGGTCGCATTCCCACAGATTTTATTTCCGAAGCCTTCGGGAACAAGCCGTTAATACCTGCATACTTGGATACGACGTATGATATAAAAGATTTTGCTACTGGAGTTTGCTTTGCTTCTGCAGGAACAGGCTATGACAATGCTACTTCTGACGTACTT TCTGTAATTCCTCTTTGGAAGGAATTGGAGTACTATAAAGAATACCAGAAGAAGCTTAGAGGCTATCTAGGAAATGAGAAAGCTAAAGATCTACTAGGAGAAGCGCTTTACTTGATAAGCATAGGAACAAATGACTTCCTAGAGAACTACTACATATTTCGAGGAAGAAAATCTCAGTTTTCTGTTGTGGAGTACCAGCATTTTCTTGTGCAAATCGCCAGAAATTTCCTCACAGAGCTTCATCGTCTTGGAGCACGAAAGGTATCTATAAGTGGGCTTCCTCCAATGGGGTGTTTGCCTTTGGAGAGAACCACAAATCTATTTTCTGGAAGTCATTGCATTGAAGAATACAATAATGTGGCCAGGGATTTCAATAAGAAATTGAATGGAATGATCATTGAACTGAATAAGGAGCTTGCTGGGATTAAACTGGTGCTTTCAAACCCTTATGATATCCTCTCACAAATTATTCAGAATCCAAGTTCTTTTG GGTTTGAAAATGCAGCAAAAGCTTGCTGTGGAACCGGAATGTTTGAGATGAGTTACTTGTGCAATAAAAGAAGCCCCTTTACATGCTCAGATGCTAATAAATATGTGTTCTGGGATTCCTTCCACCCCACAGAGAAAACAAATAAGATTATAGCAGATTATGTAGTAAAAAATAGTTTAGCTCAGTTTCTGTAA
- the LOC110634689 gene encoding upstream activation factor subunit UAF30 — protein sequence MLPQKMKKAVTDNPKKLANLIDLVNLPSTLREFVGQSQISRLGCFIRVWSYIKTNNLQDPNNKNVVNCDEKLKSILLGKPQIDLAELPALIKLHFPKEPK from the exons ATGTTGCCACAGAAGATGAAGAAGGCTGTCACGGACAACCCTAAGAAGCTTGCTAATTTAATTGATCTCGTAAATCTTCCTTCAACACTTCGGGAGTTTGTGGGTCAGTCTCAAATTTCTCGTTTGGGCTGTTTCATACGTGTCTGGTCCTACATCAAGACCAATAATCTCCAg GATCCTAATAACAAGAATGTTGTCAACTGTGATGAAAAGTTGAAGAGTATTTTGTTGGGCAAGCCTCAGATTGATCTAGCTGAACTTCCGGCACTGATCAAACTGCATTTCCCCAAAGAGCCAAAGTAA